ATGAGATAGGCGTAGGATAAAATATGGCTGGACTAAAGATTGATAAGAACGAAGTAGTGCTTAGCGTTAGAAGCGAGTTTTTAACACTAAGCGATGCTGTAACTAGATACCGGCATAATGTTCGTGAGAAAAAACACAGCCAGCATATTAACTATCTTAGAAGTTCAAGTCTATCAAATAGATATATAGTGCTTAGCGAATACAACGATAATGGGAACATGCGAGAGATAGATCTAAGAACGGATCAAAATTTTAATGATGATGGGTATATAAAAGAGTTGTTATCTTGCTGGCAAGATAAATTTATTAAAGACTATGAAGCTCAAAGCTCAACATATAAAAATGGCAGAGTTGTCAAAAATAGGTGGCGGGATAATATGGTTGGCTTTAATGAGTTTATCATAACATTTGGCACAGACCGCAAAAATAGAGACAAAGAGGGTCTAAATAGCAATTTCATCAATGCAACTATTACGCTGGATAGGGTGATTAGATTTATAAATGATTATTGTGCGAAGTTTAATGTAAAATGTCTGCTTATAGCAGAACATAATGACGAAAAGACTAAACACTACCAGATAATCACCACAAATTATAATTTTAATATTCACAAAAACATAAGATTTGATGGTAAAGCAAAGACGTCCGAGTTTGGATCCTTGCTTCAAGATATGGGAGCTAAAGCATTTGATGGGATTGCAGCTAGGGGAGTTAAAGGCAGTAAAACAAAAAATAAAAATTTAAAGCAGATGCACCAAACAGAGCGAGAGTTTAAAAGTGAACAAGAGTTTAAGCTATCTATTCAAAAAAGTGTTTCAAGCATATTAAAAGAAAAACTTACGCATCATAAGTCCTTGCTGGGAAATAATTTTTATAAAATAGATGAAAATCAATTTAAGGGACTAATTGCTAGCATATCAAGCATAATATATAAAAATACATTACAAAATATCAACATAATAACCCAACAAGATCTAAAAAACCAAATAGATGAACTAACTACAACTATTTTACAAAACGAAGCCAGATATCAAAACGCCAAAGAGCTTGAAATAAAAAATAAAGATTTGCAAGATAAACTATCAGATAAAATAAACCAAGATGAAGAGATAGAAAATCTAAAAAATAAAGTATCATCTCAAAAGCAAGCCATACTAACACTACAAAATAAAATAAAAGATGATGAGCCTATCATAACTCAAGCAAATGAATATAAAAATGAACTACAAAAGCTAAAAACAAAAATATCGCAAGAATTTGTGCATATTAGCGAGCATGAAAGTGTAGTTCAAGAACTAGAGGCTAATAAAGCAATCACAGACATAGCAAACTCTGAAAAATCAAATGTGCAAAATCTTAGCAAAGAAAATGAAGAATATAAAGAAAAAAATAAAAAACTATCAAGTGATAATAGCTCACTACAAAGTGAGATAAAAAAACTAAGCAATGAGGTAAATGCTCTTAGAAATTTTAAATCAAAGGTAATGAGTTTTATAGATAGGGTTAAAGATATGTTTCCATGTATTAAAAAGATGTTTGATAGCAATGTTTTAAATGAAAGGAAGGATAGTGAGTATTCAATGGGAATGTGACTATCGTAAAAGAGACAATAACATTCAATCTTAATATTAAATTAACAAAATTTAGCGAATTTTTAGATAGCTCTTCTCTTTAGTGCAAGTGACAGCACATGCTATCACACCTTTACATAAATAAACTACCATTAGAGCACAAACTATTCTTTAAAATTTTTTATAAAACTACTCCGCATACATTATATACCCAGACTCTGGTATATTTTGGATAGATATATCGATCTCCTTTTTAAGGCGTGTTATCATATTTTGTATAGCTTTTTTGCTAACAGGTTCGTTTTCATAGACATACTCACTTATCATCTCATAACTTACGAGCTTGTTTAGGTTGTAGGCAAATAACCAAAAAAGCTTGTTTTGTAAAAAGCTTAGATATATCTCTTCGCCGTTTTTAAAAATTCTCTCATTTTGAATATCTATGCTTACTATATCGCTTAAACGCACATCTTTTTGCTCTTTTGTTCCTACTATGCTTAGTAGAGTATATCTGAGTGTTTGTATATCAATAGGCTTTTTAAGAAACATAGCAGCTCCTGCCTCTACACTTTTTACGAGATTTACATCAGTATCATAGCTAGTAAAGATGATAAATTTTTGATGAGGCTTTATCTTTAGGATATTTTTCATCATCTCAAAGCCATTCATTGCTGGCATATGAATATCTGTTAGTACGACATCAAAATTATGCTTATTAAAGCTTTCAAGCCCTTCATATCCATCGTTTGCTATTATTATATTGTTGCAATACGCCTTTAAACCACTCTTTAAATATAACTGCGCCGCCCTATCATCTTCAACTATTAAAATCGAAAGTTTTGATAAAATATCTTTTGAAGTTTGCATGCTATGCCTTTAAATGTATATCAAAGTTTAGTTCAAAAATGGTCGGATTTAACAAGCTTTTTAAGACTATATCGCCGTTTATTTTTTCATTTGCTAGTTTTTTGCCAAAGTAAAGCCCTATGCCGTTACCCGTTTTTTTCGTAGTTTGTGGTGTGCTAAAAATTTTATTTTTCATCTCATCTGATATTCCGTTTCCAAGATCATGCACTGCGATATGGCATTTTGTATCATCACTGGATATTAATATATCTATTTTTCTTTTTTCTATATCATTTTTATGTTTTTCTACTAATGCATCTTTGGCATTATGAATTAGTATTAGTAAAATTTGCTGGATTATGTTTTGTTTTTGAATGAGGTATACTTTCTTATCGGTCTTAACGCTTGCTTTGACATTTGCTCTACTAAGCTCAGTATGCATAAGCATAAGTAGGTTGTTTATACTCTGTGTTATCTCAAAATCCTCTATATTTTCACTAGTTTTATAAAAATTTCTAAATATTTCTACCGTATCACCCAGTAGCTTTACAGAATCTTTGCCGTTTTGAAGCATCTCTTCTAACTCATCATCGCTAA
This window of the Campylobacter suis genome carries:
- a CDS encoding response regulator transcription factor, whose translation is MQTSKDILSKLSILIVEDDRAAQLYLKSGLKAYCNNIIIANDGYEGLESFNKHNFDVVLTDIHMPAMNGFEMMKNILKIKPHQKFIIFTSYDTDVNLVKSVEAGAAMFLKKPIDIQTLRYTLLSIVGTKEQKDVRLSDIVSIDIQNERIFKNGEEIYLSFLQNKLFWLFAYNLNKLVSYEMISEYVYENEPVSKKAIQNMITRLKKEIDISIQNIPESGYIMYAE